AAGTGGAGCTACAAGGCTAAAACCCCCAACCGCAGTGCCCGAGGTAGACCCTGAGGTAGCTAAAATTCAAGAGACCTATCGTATTAATCGTGGCCAGGCCCAAGAAATCGTAAAACGTTTACGAAACATCAATGCCTCGGAGTTAACCCATAAAGAAAAACTTCAACGTATCATCATGGTACTCAGATCCAGTAATGTTGCGCGCTTGAAAACACTGGCAGATGTCCTTGGATTATGGATGGAAGAACCAGGATCAACTAGTTTTGAAGAAATATTTGAAGGGGAGCTGCTTATTGATTTGTTTGTAAAAGGTTTGGCCTATGCTCATACAGGGGTTCCCGTTCCACAAACTCCCGTTGCACTTACGGAAAAAACACCCCCACCCACTCCCGTAGTGCTTCCAAAGGAATTGGCAAATCCGAGGAATGTAAAATTCCATGATCTGCTGAAAATTTGCACTCATTACTTCGGAAAACCTAGAAAAGCCGGTAGTCATAACACTTTCCCGACGCCGTGGGGTGAGCTATTAACTATCCAAAGCGATGGCAACACGGCTAAATCTTACCAGGTCAGACAAGTCCGTACAGCCATCACGAGATTGATGGAAGCACAAAGCGAGGTTCATGATTGAGATTCATTATTTACGTTGATCGGTTGGAACGTAAGGGCTCTTTACATTACCAACGTAGATTTGCCTTGGCCTACCAATCTTGGCGTTCTCTTCGATCATCTCTTTCCATTGGGCAATCCACCCTGGCAAACGACCCAAGGCAAACATCACCGTAAACATGTTCACGGGAATACCCATGGCTCGGTAAATGATGCCCGAATAAAAATCGACGTTGGGATAAAGTTTTCTTTCGATAAAATAAGAATCTTCTAAGGCAATCTTTTCTAAATTTTTCGCGATGTCGAGGATGGGGTCATCAACGCCTAATTTTTTCAGCACCAAATCACAGGCATTTTTAATGATCTTGGCCCGTGGGTCGTAATTTTTATACACGCGATGCCCAAACCCAAATAATTTAAAAGAAGAGTTCTTATCTTTAGCCATCTCCATAAATTTTTTATAATTGCCACCCTCGGCTTGAATGAGTTCTAGCATCTCGATGACTTTTTGATTTGCACCACCATGTAATGGCCCCCACAAGGCCAAAATGGCTGCAGAAAGCGAGGCAAACAAATTGGCACGCGAAGAACCCACCAAACGTACCGTGGAGGTGGAACAGTTTTGCTCGTGATCGGCGTGAAGAATCAAAAGAAGGTTCATGACCTTTTCTAAGTCAGGATCAACAACATAAGGTTCTGCTGGTACGCCGTACATCATGCGCAAAAAATTACCACAATAGCTCAAATCATTTTTTGGATAGATAATCGGCTGCCCAATGGATTTTTTATAGGCAAAGGCCGCGATGGTACGAACTTTGGAAAGCATACTGAGGATTAATGCATCGACCTTGTCTTTACTCAAATCAGGATCCAAAAATTGCGGATAGTAAGCCGACATGGCGCATACCACCGCACTCAAGGTTGCCATGGGATGAGTGTTGGGAGGTAAATCCGACAAAATGCGCAAGAGATCTTCATGAATCAATGAGTGGCGAGTCAACCCATTGCTAAACCAGGCCCGCTCTTTTTTAGTGGGGAGGTGCCCGTAAATCAGCAAATAAGACACTTCAACAAAGTCTGACTTTTCAGCCAAATCCTCGATGGGGATGCCACGATAACGCAAAATTCCCTTTTCACCATCGATGTAAGTGATGCCCGAAAGGCAAGAACCCGTGTTGGGATAACCAGGGTCTAAAGTGATATAGCCGGTTTTATCTCGAAGCGTTCGAATATCAATGCCTTTTTCATTTTCTGTCCCCACCACCACAGGAAATTCATAGGTCTTGCCTTCGATCTCAATTTTTGCTGTTGTTCCCATAACTCACCGCCTTATGTTAAAGTTAAAATGATCAGCCAATTCGCTGATTTAGATCATAGCTTTCATGAATCAAAACTTCTTATTCATGATACGTAACGACTTAAGATGCAACCAATTTCAAACTAATTCGATAAAAAACAGATTTTGCCCTGGGGATCAATGATAAAGGTCAGGTCGCAATATGAGCTTAACGGTCGAAACCCGTTCGCCCTTTGAAGATTTAGCTAGGCTGTACGATGCTGATCCAGCCTTTGTTGCACCCCGATTGCTAAGCCGAGCTGGCGATTTGAGCAACTCTAATTTAAGTGCCGCTTTATCTTTTTATGAATTTTTAGCCGAACGAGAACCGCATTCTTATTATGGAGCGATCGCTCGAAAAAAAATCGAAGACATCACAGGGTCGCAAGGGCTTACCTTTGGAAGGTTTGCATTCTTATCTAATGAAGCTCTAAAAAGTTTGGGTGACTACCGAATTTCGGTACCTTGGTTGTTGGGAGGCCTGGCCTTCCCCATCGGTCGAGCCTTTGCCGGAAAAAAATGGTGGGGCACCTTAACCGGTTTGGGACTTGAAGTACCCACCGTGACTTTATCAACCCACGGTCTGTTCAAACTTTCAGGCGCTGATGCCCCTGGCAACTTGGGGGATGACATGCTGCGTTTTGGCCTGGTGGCCTCGCTCTTTCGTGTTACTTCGCCGCTTGGCATTGGAGCATTTCGTTTAACCCATGGGGTGAATCCCGTCACTCAACTACCCGGGCGTTTTATTGCCCAAGCACCTTGGACTCGGCCTTTTTTTCAATACGGCACGCAATACAGCGCGCTGGTTACGGCTCACTCGATTGAAGCCAAAACCAAGCTGGTGCCTTCTGTGCCAGGTAGCAATCTCTGGGCTGAATCGTTTGTTTCTTTGGTTGAAATGAATCTGGCCGGTAGGGCCACCGGGGGAATCACTGAACCTTTCAATCGCCGCCTATTAACCCGAAGCCATTTTTCTAAAAAAGGTTGGCCATGGAATTTTCGTTTACCTAGCGTTCCAAGACCTGCTCACCTGAGGCCAGCTTATGCAGGCGTTTTTTTGCCCGAACCGTTTCGGCGCCCTACCGTGATGGCCATGGCGGCGGGTGAAGGCGGTGGCCGTGGCTTAAGCGTCAGGCGCCTACGCCCAAACCGGAAGGCCGCACTTGCCATGTTACTCCGCACGGATTCACATCCGCGAATAAAATCCGTAGGCACTGACGATAATACCACTAACATTCGTGAGCGTTTGCTCAAACAAATTACCGAGGTTGAACTAACTGCCGTAGAAGCCCTTTCAGGCAGGGCGCGCAGTCGCGAACTTGCTCGGCTGCTTTTCAAATATAACCCAACCCCAGAATTGATGGGCACCCTAACTACTCCAGGGGATAGCGAT
The Deltaproteobacteria bacterium DNA segment above includes these coding regions:
- a CDS encoding toxin HicA → MLPKELANPRNVKFHDLLKICTHYFGKPRKAGSHNTFPTPWGELLTIQSDGNTAKSYQVRQVRTAITRLMEAQSEVHD
- a CDS encoding citrate synthase — encoded protein: MGTTAKIEIEGKTYEFPVVVGTENEKGIDIRTLRDKTGYITLDPGYPNTGSCLSGITYIDGEKGILRYRGIPIEDLAEKSDFVEVSYLLIYGHLPTKKERAWFSNGLTRHSLIHEDLLRILSDLPPNTHPMATLSAVVCAMSAYYPQFLDPDLSKDKVDALILSMLSKVRTIAAFAYKKSIGQPIIYPKNDLSYCGNFLRMMYGVPAEPYVVDPDLEKVMNLLLILHADHEQNCSTSTVRLVGSSRANLFASLSAAILALWGPLHGGANQKVIEMLELIQAEGGNYKKFMEMAKDKNSSFKLFGFGHRVYKNYDPRAKIIKNACDLVLKKLGVDDPILDIAKNLEKIALEDSYFIERKLYPNVDFYSGIIYRAMGIPVNMFTVMFALGRLPGWIAQWKEMIEENAKIGRPRQIYVGNVKSPYVPTDQRK